One window from the genome of Anopheles merus strain MAF chromosome 3R, AmerM5.1, whole genome shotgun sequence encodes:
- the LOC121595771 gene encoding very long-chain-fatty-acid--CoA ligase bubblegum yields MPGQEENGQIPAGPTGRILPADSYTSTDPAVPVKLRIAKEGLASLDPLSVPDLMNRTVRDHPDHPAMVFRNAQKQWQTVTYREYRERVHHMAKVFIKLGLEPHHTVAVLAFNSPEWFVSELSAIHAGGIITGVYTTNSAESVQHVLESSRAQIVVVDDAKQMEKICSIRQNLPNLKTVIQTMPPYAPYVKREDGFYRWSELEEMNVDDVEEEFNRRLANIAINQCCCLVYTSGTVGNPKGVMLSHDNFTWDSYAIGKRLHQIRYAEEVLVSFLPLSHVAAQMVDIFLTLQFACTVYFADKDAMKGTLLHTLQEAKPTRMLAVPRVYEKIQEKMLAIGAQSGAAKKLVAGWAKSVTLQHHLDAMEGKPTNSWQYRLVKNYILSKVKDALGFSRCLTLATAAAPMDRETKKYFMSLDLPIMEAFGMSETSGAHSLTAPDSYNFDTIGKPLGGCETKIDKPDERGHGEICMRGRHVLMGYIGEEGKTREAVDDDGWMHSGDVGYLDEAGFMYITGRIKELIITAGGENIPPVHVENLVKNELPYVSNAFLVGDKRKFLTMLITLKTQMNLDSGEPKDELTPETIAALKELGVEYGKLSEIHAAGPCPKVLKALQEGIDRANQKAISNAQKIQKFALLKSDFSVPGGELGPTLKIKRNVVAEKNKDIIEKFYA; encoded by the exons ATGCCAGGACAGGAGGAGAATGGACAGATTCCGGCCGGGCCGACGGGCCGCATCCTGCCCGCCGACAGCTACACCTCGACCGATCCGGCCGTCCCGGTGAAGCTGCGCATCGCCAAGGAAGGGTTGGCCTCGCTCGACCCCCTGTCCGTGCCGGACCTGATGAACCGTACCGTGCGCGATCATCCCGACCACCCGGCGATGGTGTTCCGGAACGCGCAGAAACAGTGGCAAACCGTGACGTATCGCGAGTACCGCGAACGGGTCCACCATATGGCGAAGGTGTTTATCAAGCTTGGGCTGGAGCCGCACCACACCGTGGCGGTGCTGGCGTTCAACAGCCCGGAGTGGTTCGTGTCCGAGCTGTCGGCCATTCACGCCGG AGGTATCATCACCGGCGTGTACACGACCAACTCGGCCGAATCGGTACAGCACGTGCTGGAAAGCTCCCGGGCCCAGATCGTCGTGGTGGACGATGCGAAGCAAATGGAGAAAATCTGCTCAATTCGTCAGAACCTGCCGAACCTGAAAACCGTCATTCAAACGATGCCACCGTACGCACCGTACGTCAAGCGGGAGGATGGCTTCTATCGT TGGTCGGAGCTGGAAGAAATGAACGTTGATGATGTGGAGGAAGAGTTTAACAGACGCCTTGCCAACATCGCCATCAATCAATGCTGCTGCCTGGTTTACACG TCCGGTACGGTAGGCAATCCGAAGGGTGTCATGCTCAGCCACGATAACTTCACCTGGGACTCGTACGCAATCGGCAAGCGGCTGCACCAGATACGGTACGCCGAGGAGGTGCTCGTGTCCTTCCTGCCGCTCAGCCACGTCGCCGCCCAGATGGTGGACATCTTCCTGACGCTGCAGTTTGCCTGCACCGTGTACTTCGCCGACAAGGATGCGATGAAGGGCACGCTGCTCCACACGCTGCAGGAAGCGAAACCGACGCGCATGCTGGCGGTGCCGCGCGTGTACGAGAAGATCCAGGAGAAGATGCTCGCGATCGGTGCCCAGAGCGGGGCGGCCAAGAAGCTGGTGGCCGGCTGGGCGAAGAGTGTAACGCTGCAGCACCATCTGGACGCCATGGAAGG CAAACCCACCAACTCGTGGCAGTACCGTCTGGTGAAGAACTACATCCTGTCGAAGGTGAAGGATGCGCTCGGGTTTAGCCGCTGCCTGACGCTTGCAACGGCCGCCGCACCGATGGACCGCGAGACGAAAAAGTACTTCATGAGCCTGGACCTGCCGATCATGGAAGCGTTCGGCATGTCGGAAACGTCCGGTGCGCACTCGCTCACCGCACCCGATAGCTACAACTTTGACACGATCGGCAAACCGCTCGGCGGCTGCGAGACGAAAATCGACAAACCGGACGAGCGAGGGCACGGTGAAATCTGCATGCGGGGCCGCCACGTACTGATGGGCTACATTGGCGAGGAGGGCAAAACGCGCGAAGCCGTCGACGACGATGGATGGATGCATTCGGGCGATGTGGGATATCTGGATGAGGCAGGCTTCATGTACATTACGGGACGCATCAAG GAACTTATCATCACTGCGGGCGGCGAAAACATCCCGCCGGTGCACGTGGAGAATCTCGTGAAGAATGAGCTGCCGTACGTGAGCAATGCGTTCCTGGTGGGCGATAAGCGCAAGTTCCTGACCATGCTGATCACGCTCAAAACGCAGATGAACCTCGACAGCGGCGAGCCGAAGGACGAACTGACGCCGGAAACGATCGCCGCGCTGAAGGAGCTCGGCGTGGAGTACGGCAAGCTGAGCGAGATCCATGCAGCTGGTCCCTGTCCGAAG GTGCTGAAAGCACTCCAGGAAGGAATCGATCGTGCCAACCAGAAAGCCATCTCGAACGCACAGAAGATTCAAAAGTTTGCCCTACTGAAGTCTGACTTTTCCGTGCCTGGCGGCGAGCTAG GCCCTACGTTGAAGATCAAACGTAACGTCGTGGCGGAAAAGAACAAGGACATTATTGAAAAGTTCTACGCATAG
- the LOC121597257 gene encoding COP9 signalosome complex subunit 2, which translates to MSDIDDDFMCDDDDDDYGLEYSEDSNSEPDVDLENQYYNSKALKEEAPQDALKSFQKVLDLENGEKGEWGFKALKQMIKLNFKLQNYQEMMARYKQLLTYIKSAVTRNHSEKSINSILDYISTSKNMELLQNFYETTLEALKDAKNDRLWFKTNTKLGKLYFDRNDFGKLQKILKQLHQSCQTDDGEDDLKKGTQLLEIYALEIQMYTVQKNNKKLKALYEQSLHIKSAIPHPLIMGVIRECGGKMHLREGEFEKAHTDFFEAFKNYDESGSSRRTTCLKYLVLANMLMKSGINPFDSQEAKPYKNDPEILAMTNLVMAYQNNDIMEFEAILRNNRNNIMADQFIREHIEDLLRNIRTQVLIKLIRPYTKITIPFISSELNIEPAEVESLLVSCILDNTIQGRIDQVNQVLELNKEARCGERDIAIEKLATQINSVQAAIINKMA; encoded by the exons ATGTCCGACATCGATGACGATTTCATgtgcgacgacgacgacgatgattaCGGATTG GAATACTCCGAAGACAGCAACTCGGAACCGGACGTGGATCTGGAAAATCAGTACTACAACAGCAAAGCGCTGAAGGAGGAAGCGCCCCAGGACGCGCTGAAATCGTTCCAGAAGGTGCTGGACCTCGAGAACGGCGAGAAGGGCGAATGGGGCTTCAAGGCGCTGAAACAGATGATCAAGCTAAACTTTAAGCTGCAAAACTACCAGGAAATGATGGCGCGGTACAAGCAGCTGCTTACGTACATCAAGAGTGCGGTCACCCGCAACCATTCGGAGAAATCGATCAACTCCATTCTGGATTACATTTCCACGTCGAAAAAT ATGGAGCTGTTGCAAAATTTCTACGAAACCACGCTGGAAGCACTGAAGGACGCGAAGAACGATCGGCTGTGGTTTAAGACGAACACCAAACTGGGCAAGCTTTACTTCGACCGGAACGATTTCGGCAAGCTGCAGAAAATCCTCAAACAGCTGCACCAATCCTGCCAGACCGATGACGGCGAGGACGATCTGAAGAAGGGCACGCAGCTGCTGGAAATTTACGCGCTCGAGATCCAAATGTACACGGTGcagaagaacaacaaaaagctgAAGGCACTGTACGAGCAGTCGCTGCACATCAAGTCGGCCATCCCGCACCCGCTGATCATGGGCGTGATACGGGAGTGCGGCGGCAAGATGCATCTGCGCGAGGGTGAGTTCGAGAAGGCGCACACGGACTTTTTCGAGGCGTTCAAAAATTACGACGAGTCGGGCTCGTCGCGGCGAACGACCTGCCTGAAGTATCTGGTGCTCGCGAACATGCTGATGAAGTCGGGCATCAACCCGTTCGACTCGCAGGAGGCGAAACCGTACAAGAACGATCCGGAGATACTGGCGATGACGAATCTGGTGATGGCGTACCAGAACAACGACATCATGGAGTTCGAGGCGATCCTGCGCAACAATCGGAACAACATCATGGCGGACCAGTTCATCCGCGAGCACATCGaggacttgctgcgcaacatCCGCACCCAGGTGCTGATCAAGCTGATCCGGCCGTACACGAAGATCACGATACCGTTCATCTCGAGCGAGCTGAACATCGAGCCGGCCGAGGTGGAAAGTTTGCTCGTGTCCTGCATACTGGACAA CACGATTCAGGGTCGTATCGATCAGGTGAACCAGGTGCTGGAATTGAACAAAGAGGCCCGCTGCGGCGAGCGGGACATCGCGATCGAGAAGCTGGCGACGCAGATCAATTCCGTGCAGGCGGCCATTATTAACAAGATGGCCTGA
- the LOC121596462 gene encoding uncharacterized protein LOC121596462 codes for MNKQESSKVYQSNIWAAVVTGDIETLRKLINAGTWKAKIRKQADSKRWTILHHAVMSRNLEMVQLVTECIKPDVDAETEDGMTPLQLACYQQAPVKLITYLMQHTKQYNSPSPLEYAVNQNRVDLAKAVILHEAKHKSRYVKRSLAALYSVTTATGNVEMLQCFLDGPSNVGYLFIHKKKDDLTGMDRFAEVASYSFDKKVACFKALFNVAHPIANPTAPRRYNVNDILKLALHSFLSTSLIPYFIETERIWEHRVQIHSLYKRLLPEYELLALLVLCECAPVTVKRKQLEPILEEMGSKIAQDVWYDQLGELYVNAFTPSDEHHTCATLQLLSDFATFAQTIELGYFQKVIRVGVRYAFCVAQLGLCQMRVRDVGTLYNAAYHRAIECLMTMYNDTADDIVQLLMTPDDQHSRAIVVFPLLRYCTTILMRPDAIGMAYLHGYRLLYWFVHLFGTWNTIQLLPIGLPLRQIFTLKRAARDAVREAVLQGMKATDVKSLFFERLNLLPVPKELNKYLRYSDYSTIVYFLEHFETVMHALYEDEEEEAAIEPVEDF; via the coding sequence ATGAACAAACAGGAAAGCAGTAAAGTGTATCAATCGAACATCTGGGCGGCAGTTGTAACGGGCGACATCGAGACGCTACGGAAACTCATAAACGCAGGCACATGGAAGGCTAAAATTAGAAAGCAGGCGGACAGCAAACGTTGGACCATACTGCACCATGCAGTTATGAGCCGGAATCTCGAAATGGTACAGTTGGTCACAGAATGCATCAAGCCGGACGTTGATGCCGAAACCGAAGATGGTATGACGCCCTTACAGCTCGCTTGCTATCAGCAAGCTCCGGTGAAATTGATCACCTATTTGATGCAGCATACGAAACAGTACAACAGTCCCTCGCCGCTAGAATATGCCGTCAATCAAAACCGTGTCGATCTCGCGAAGGCAGTAATTCTACACGAGGCAAAACACAAATCCAGATACGTGAAACGCTCGCTCGCAGCCCTGTACAGCGTGACCACGGCAACGGGGAACGTGGAAATGTTGCAATGCTTTCTGGACGGACCCAGCAACGTAGGCTATTTGTTTATCCACAAGAAGAAAGACGATCTAACAGGGATGGATCGGTTTGCGGAAGTAGCTTCGTATAGCTTCGATAAGAAGGTCGCTTGCTTTAAGGCGTTGTTCAATGTGGCACACCCGATCGCGAACCCGACCGCTCCCAGACGCTACAACGTGAACGACATCCTGAAGCTGGCCCTGCACAGCTTTTTGTCGACCTCGTTGATACCGTATTTCATCGAAACGGAGCGCATATGGGAGCATCGGGTACAGATTCATTCTTTGTACAAACGGCTGCTTCCCGAGTATGAGCTGCTCGCACTGCTAGTGCTGTGCGAATGTGCCCCGGTAACGGTCAAAAGAAAGCAACTGGAACCAATACTGGAAGAAATGGGAAGCAAAATTGCGCAGGACGTTTGGTACGATCAGCTGGGCGAACTGTACGTCAACGCATTTACACCATCCGACGAACATCACACATGTGCGACGCTGCAACTGTTGTCCGATTTTGCCACATTTGCACAAACGATAGAGCTGGGATACTTTCAAAAGGTTATACGTGTGGGGGTGCGGTACGCATTTTGTGTGGCCCAATTGGGGCTCTGCCAGATGCGGGTGCGAGACGTTGGCACACTGTACAATGCAGCATATCACCGTGCCATCGAGTGTCTCATGACGATGTACAACGATACAGCCGATGATATTGTTCAGCTGCTGATGACGCCGGACGATCAGCACAGCCGAGCGATCGTAGTGTTCCCTTTGCTGCGGTACTGCACCACCATACTGATGCGACCGGACGCGATCGGTATGGCCTACCTGCACGGCTATCGGCTGCTGTACTGGTTCGTGCACCTGTTCGGCACGTGGAACACCATTCAGTTGCTACCGATTGGCCTACCGTTGAGGCAAATTTTCACACTAAAACGTGCCGCCCGGGACGCCGTGCGGGAAGCCGTACTGCAGGGGATGAAAGCGACGGACGTTAAGTCTTTGTTCTTCGAGCGGTTGAACCTATTGCCTGTGCCGAAGGAATTGAACAAATACCTACGGTACAGTGACTACAGTACGATCGTATACTTTCTGGAGCATTTTGAGACTGTCATGCATGCGCTTTACGAGgatgaagaggaagaagcagcgaTCGAGCCAGTTGaagatttttaa
- the LOC121596606 gene encoding BLOC-1-related complex subunit 8 homolog produces MNQKVSTVNDPELQAKVKKTTEKISENMHIIANEPSLAFYRIQEHVRKVIPLIVERRAEVVQLQQDLQGKCYDMEYAIGAVKDIEAADTSLKNVQELLKNAIFLKQQLKYVESRRPKKDTNSSVYKRLSAHITLDLPDLTDLSGVVRETTNRVEHMMSQARNSNSNINNNPPAGTANSTAGPAELQRSYTTLH; encoded by the exons ATGAATCAAAAAGTGTCAACCGTGAACGATCCGGAATTGCAGGCCAAAGTAAAGAAAA CGACTGAAAAAATATCGGAAAACATGCACATCATCGCTAACGAGCCTAGTTTAGCGTTCTACCGCATCCAGGAGCACGTCCGGAAGGTAATCCCGCTCATAGTGGAGCGTCGCGCGGAGGTGGTACAACTGCAGCAGGATTTACAGGGCAAGTGCTACGATATGGAGTACGCCATAGG TGCCGTGAAGGATATTGAAGCAGCCGATACATCGTTGAAGAATGTCCAAGAATTGCTTAAGAATGCCATCTTTCTCAAGCAACAGCTAAAGTACGTGGAATCTAGACGACCGAAGAAAGACACCAACAGCTCCGTGTACAAACGGCTGTCGGCCCACATCACACTGGACCTGCCCGACCTTACCGATCTGTCTGGGGTGGTGCGGGAAACAACAAACCGGGTGGAACACATGATGTCCCAGGCGCGAAATTCGAACAGTAACATCAATAACAACCCTCCCGCGGGGACGGCCAACTCCACCGCAGGGCCAGCCGAGTTGCAACGGTCCTACACAACGCTGCACTGA
- the LOC121596604 gene encoding probable ATP-dependent RNA helicase pitchoune translates to MGKKNKQKISPVINGNAKNGHASVEDLEENYEAEEATPKGKQKLKKKNKIPQQEEEEDEQDVAVGRGVKRPKDDSDDEEEEEQNGDEADTNGEDKEAEQEETVPSMTNSAYEIILGNREFKSLEGKVSDHTMKAIGEMGFTKMTEIQAKSIPPLLEGRDLIGSAKTGSGKTLAFLIPAVELIHKLRFKPRNGAGVIVISPTRELAMQIFGVLKELMTYHCQTYGLLMGGASRHTENEKLEKGINIIVATPGRLLDHLKSTPNFLFKNLQCLIIDECDRILEIGFEEDLKQIISILPKKRQTMLFSATQSSRLDELGKLALKSEPIYVGVDDNKKEATVTGLEQGYIVCPSERRLLVLFTFLKKNRKKKVMVFFSSCLSVKFHHELFNYIDLPVMSIHGKQKQSKRTSVFFQFCNAETGILLCTDVAARGLDIPAVDWIVQYDPPNDTKEYIHRVGRTARGEDLCGHALLMLRPEEVGFLKYLKQAKVPLNEFEFSWSKIADIQLQLENLMAKNYFLNQSGKLAFKTYVRAYEGHHMKDVFNIANLDLVQVAKNFGFTQPPYVDFGKSFKLHNSERRPGNRGMGHFKTLNKEKEGKLKIKHITDRKQLKKVKYE, encoded by the exons atgggaaagaaaaacaagcagAAAATATCTCCAGTAATCAATGGAAATGCGAAAAACGGGCATG CCTCCGTAGAAGACTTGGAGGAAAATTACGAGGCGGAGGAAGCAACGCCGAAAGGTAAACAAAAGctgaagaaaaagaataaaatccCACaacaggaggaggaggaggatgaacAGGACGTGGCAGTTGGCCGAG GTGTGAAGAGGCCTAAAGATGATTCTgacgatgaggaggaggaagagcagAATGGCGATGAAGCCGATACCAACGGGGAAGATAAGGAAGCCGAACAGGAAGAAACCGTTCCGTCGATGACGAACAGTGCGTACGAGATCATACTCGGCAACCGTGAGTTCAAGTCGCTCGAGGGCAAAGTGTCGGACCACACGATGAAAGCGATCGGTGAGATGGGATTCACCAAGATGACGGAAATTCAGGCCAAATCGATACCGCCACTGCTGGAGGGTAGAGATTTGATCGGTTCGGCCAAAACGGGCAGTGGTAAAACGTTGGCCTTCCTCATTCCCGCCGTCGAGCTGATCCACAAGCTGCGCTTCAAGCCGCGCAACGGAGCGGGCGTCATCGTCATCTCGCCGACCCGCGAACTGGCGATGCAGATTTTCGGCGTCCTGAAAGAGCTAATGACGTACCACTGTCAGACGTATGGACTGCTGATGGGAGGAGCAAGCCGTCACACCGAGAACGAAAAGCTGGAAAAGGGCATCAACATCATCGTGGCGACGCCGGGCCGGTTGCTGGACCATCTGAAATCAACGCCCAACTTCCTGTTCAAGAACTTGCAGTGCTTGATTATCGATGAGTGCGATCGCATCCTGGAGATCGGGTTCGAGGAGGACCTAAAACAGATCATTAGCATTTTGCCGA aaAAGCGCCAAACCATGCTGTTTTCCGCCACACAGTCATCGCGCCTGGATGAGCTGGGAAAGCTCGCCCTGAAATCGGAACCCATCTACGTCGGTGTGGATGATAACAAGAAGGAAGCAACGGTGACGGGGCTGGAACAGGGCTACATCGTGTGTCCCTCCGAGCGTCGTCTGCTCGTGCTGTTCACCTTCCTGAAGAAGAACCGCAAGAAGAAGGTGatggttttcttttcctcctgCCTGTCCGTCAAGTTCCATCACGAGCTGTTCAACTACATCGATCTGCCGGTGATGTCGATTCAC ggcaaacaaaagcaatcgAAGCGTACGTCGGTATTTTTCCAGTTCTGTAACGCCGAGACGGGTATTCTGCTCTGCACGGATGTGGCCGCCCGTGGGCTCGATATTCCTGCCGTCGATTGGATCGTGCAGTACGATCCACCGAACGATACCAAGGAGTACATCCATCGCGTCGGTCGTACGGCTCGTGGGGAGGACCTGTGCGGTCATGCGCTGCTAATGCTCCGCCCGGAAGAGGTTGGCTTCTTGAAGTATCTCAAGCAAGCGAAGGTACCGCTGAACGAGTTCGAGTTCTCCTGGAGCAAAATAGCGGACATTCAGCTGCAGCTCGAGAATTTGATGGCGAAGAACTATTTCCTGAACCAGTCGGGCAAGCTGGCGTTCAAGACGTACGTGCGTGCGTACGAAGGGCACCACATGAAGGACGTGTTCAACATTGCCAATCTCGATCTGGTGCAGGTAGCGAAGAACTTTGGTTTCACCCAGCCACCGTACGTTGACTTTGGCAAGAGCTTCAAGCTGCACAATTCCGAGCGGCGGCCCGGCAACCGTGGAATGGGACACTTCAAGACGCTCAACAAGGAGAAGGAGGGCAAGCTGAAAATTAAGCACATTACCGATCGGAAACAGCTGAAGAAGGTCAAGTACGAGTAA
- the LOC121596605 gene encoding short-chain specific acyl-CoA dehydrogenase, mitochondrial-like, with protein sequence MFRKLTTAFNSRCALSRSFSVCELSKEHQQVQQLCRQFSERELKPAASAIDRNGTFPEQHIAKLAELGLMRVTVAPLYGGSGLDMLSLSLVVEELSRGCGSTGSIVSIHNCLYANLLHRLGTDDQRARFFNKYESKTIGAFALSEAGAGSDVAAMTTTATKDADGSWILNGTKAWVTSGIESVAAIVFATVDPALKYKGITAFLVDFDSGALAGVHRGRPEDKLGIRGTSTCDLMLENVRVPEGNVLGTVGGGMRIAMEQLDRARIGIASQAIGISQAALETAVEYAKQRTAFGGTLIDLPAVRTRIAEMGTRIEMARLLVRKAAGEIDRGLRATKACSMAKWIAGETATYAAHGCQQILGGMGYVKSLPAERYYRDARITEIYGGVTDVQKAIVADQIIKELE encoded by the exons ATGTTCCGGAAGCTTACCACAG CATTCAACTCTCGCTGCGCACTTTCACGGTCGTTCAGTGTGTGCGAACTGTCCAAGGAACACCAACAAGTCCAGCAGCTATGCCGTCAGTTCAGCGAGCGAGAATTAAAACCCGCCGCAAGTGCCATCGATCGTAACGGAACGTTCCCGGAGCAGCACATCGCCAAGCTGGCAGAGCTGGGGTTGATGCGCGTTACCGTGGCGCCGCTGTATGGTGGATCCGGTTTGGATATGCTTTCCCTTTCGCTGGTAGTCGAGGAACTTTCCCGGGGATGCGGAAGCACCGGCTCGATAGTGTCCATCCACAACTGCCTTTATGCCAACCTGTTGCATCGCCTCGGTACGGACGATCAGAGGGCACGATTTTTCAACaaatacgaaagcaaaaccaTCGGAGCGTTCGCCCTTAGTGAGGCAGGGGCTGGCTCGGACGTGGCCGCTATGACGACCACAGCTACCAAGGATGCCGATGGAAGCTGGATACTGAACGGCACAAAGGCCTGGGTAACATCGGGCATAGAATCGGTGGCGGCGATCGTATTTGCCACCGTCGATCCAGCGCTAAAGTATAAGGGCATAACGGCATTTTTGGTTGATTTTGACAGTGGCGCACTGGCCGGAGTGCATCGGGGCCGCCCGGAAGACAAGCTGGGAATTCGTGGTACATCCACGTGCGATTTGATGCTGGAAAATGTGCGTGTACCGGAAGGAAACGTTCTTGGTACCGTCGGTGGCGGTATGCGCATTGCGATGGAACAGCTGGATCGTGCACGAATTGGCATCGCCTCGCAGGCAATCGGAATAAGTCAAGCCGCCCTAGAAACGGCAGTAGAATATGCAAAGCAGCGTACCGCGTTCGGTGGTACACTGATAGATCTCCCTGCCGTGCGTACCAGAATAGCCGAAATGGGCACACGGATTGAAATGGCCCGACTGCTAGTTCGTAAAGCGGCCGGTGAGATTGACCGTGGACTGCGCGCGACAAAGGCTTGCTCGATGGCGAAATGGATCGCCGGAGAAACGGCAACGTATGCGGCCCATGGTTGTCAGCAAATTTTGGGTGGCATGGGGTACGTGAAAAGCCTGCCGGCCGAGCGGTATTATCGCGATGCACGCATTACCGAGATATATGGCGGAGTGACCGACGTGCAGAAAGCGATCGTAGCGGACCAAATCATCAAGGAGCTGGAATGA